In the genome of Dyadobacter fermentans DSM 18053, the window GTAGGAGGCAAAGTGAAAACGTTTAAAAGGGGCGCGCACCTGCTCGAAGACGAGATCAAAAGCAACCCCGGCAACACCGAGTTCCGCTTCCTGCGACTGACGATCCAGGAACATGCGCCGGGAATTTTGAAATACAATAAGGAAATAGATGCCGATAAACAGGCCGTCGTTTCCGGCTACGCCAGGCTGGATGCGGATTTGAAAAACGTTATCGCCGGTTATGCGAAAGATTCGAAGGTTTTGAAAGAATCGGATCTCAAATAGGAATGCATTAATAGGATTTTGCTGCTCAATGAAGAATATTTTAGTTGTAAACTACTCGCAATCAGGACAGTTAAATGAGATTATCGACCAGTTTCTGAAACCGTTTGATCCTGAAACAGTAGAGCGATTAGAGATTTTTCCGGCGAAACCCTTCGTGTTCCCCTGGACGAGCGACGAGTTTTTCGATAAAATGCCCGAATGCGTGCAGGAAGATGTGATCGAGCTCCGACCGCTGCATTTCGGCGCGGAGAAATACGACCTGATCGTGCTCGGTTACCAGCCGTGGTTTTTATCGCCGTCGCTGCCTGTCACTTCCCTGTTAAAAAACGAGGCATTTAAACGCGTGGCAAGTGGCGGGACGCCGATCATGACTGTTATCGGCGGACGGAATATGTGGCTCAATTCGCAGGAAAGCATCAAAAAGCTGATCGCCGAGGCGGGTGGCAAGCTGGTAGGCAATATTCCGTTGATGGACCGCGTTTCCAACCTCGTCAGTGCCGTAACCATTCTGCATTGGATGCTTACAGGCCGCAAAGACAAGAAATGGGGCATTTTCCCGAAGCCGGGCGTGAGCGACGAGGACATCCGGAGCGCCTCGCGTTTCGGGGCAATCGTTAAACAGGCCTACGACAACCGGAATTATGCCGGTTTGCAGAAAGAAATCATGGCCACAGGCCTCATTACCATACCAACGGACATCCTATTCATCGAAGGAAGGGCGAAAAAGCTGTTCAGGATCTGGGCCAATCTCATTAAAACGAAAGGTACCACACCCGAAAAGCGCAAGCGGCTCGTCGGGTTTTTCAAATACTACCTGCTGGTGGCCCTGTTTATGGTGGCGCCCGTGCTGGTAACGGCCTACCGGTTGCTGATCGCGCCGTTTGCCGCCAATGCGATTAAGAAGAAAAAAGAATACTTTTGTGGTGTAGAAACCAAATCATAATGTCAGAAGCATATATTACCAGGATTGCCAAGTTTTTACCGAATGAGTCCGTTTCCAACGAGGAAATGGAAGAATATTTAGGATACATCAACGGAAAACCATCCAAATCAAAAGCCATTGTACTGCGCAATAACGGCATTAAAAACCGTTATTATGCATTGCGTAAAGATGGCACGCCCACGCACACCAACGCGGAAATGGCTGCGCTCGCTGTCAGGAACCTGTTCCGGGATAACCCGGCGGAAATTGGCGAAATGGATCTGCTGAGCTGCGCCACGTCCAGCCCCGACCAGCTGATGCCCTCGCACGGCTCGATGGTGCATGGTCACCTGCCCGAAGCCGCGTCGATAGAAGTAGTGTCGCCCTCGGGTGTGTGTTGCGCGGGAATGCACGCATTTAAATATGCCTACATGTCCGTAAAGCTTGGTGAGAAGGATAAAGCGGTGGCCTGCGCTTCCGAACGGCTGTCGACCGTGTTGCGCTCGGATCAGTTCGAGGACGAGATCCAGCAGCTCACCCGCCTGGAAAAAAATCCTTACCTGGCGTTTGAAAAAGACTTTCTCCGTTGGATGCTTTCCGACGGCGCCGGTGCATTCCTAGTTGAATCGGCCCCGAATACCCAAGGCATTTCCTTGAAAATAGACTGGATCGAAGGCTGCTCGTATGCCAACGAGGTGGAAGCGTGCATGTACATGGGCGCCGACAAGCTCGAAGACGGCACGCTCAAAAGCTACAAAGATTACACGGCCGAGGAGATCAAGGAGCGTTCCGTGCTGAGTATCAAGCAGGATGTGAAGCTTTTAGGTGAAAAAATTGTTAAATTGGGTTTCGCCAAGCTCAAAGATATCATGGCCAAAAAAGGAATAACAATGGACGATGTGAGCTATTTCCTGCCGCATTTGTCGAGCTATTTCTTTGAAAGCAAAATCGACGAGTTTTTCCGGGAAAACGGCATGCCGGTGCCCAAAGAGAAGTGGTACACCAACCTCGTTACGAAAGGCAACGTCGGCGCGGCGTCCATTTACATGATGCTCGAAGAGGTATTCAACAGCGGGGCTTTGAAAAAGGGTGAGAAAATATTGCTGGCGGTTCCCGAGAGCTCACGGTTCTCGTACATGTTCTGCATGCTCACCGTGTGCTGATCGGGCGAAAGCCCTGATGTTCCCAATAGTAACCATCATAAGCTGCCCATAACAATGAAAAAGGAAGACCTTCCGCAAGATCCCGGCGCGCTCGCCAAATTTACCCGGGAAGTTTGCTATGTCAAAAATGACGACGGCAAGTACGAAACCGCACTGAGCGAAGGCTGGGACGTGAAAAAGCAGGCGCTCGACAGTGCCTGGGAGGATGTCAACGAGCGGGTGGAAGAGGCGCGCAAGGCGGTTGCGAATGGGGAAAAAAGCCCGGTATACTATTTTATGGAACTTCGCCTGATGGATTTGTCGGTCCTGTCGGGCTACACGGGGATCTTCCCGTTTTTTATCAAACGACATTTCAAACCATCCGTTTTTAAAGGGCTCAGCGAGCGGAAACTGGAAAAATACGCCAGGGCTTTCGACATTACCGTGAGCGAATTGACAAATTTTAAAGGTTGATCCAGTGAACATTGACAGTCAGACGGATGAGTTCCATCACGTACAAACCGCCCATTGCGAAAACGGCGTAACCACTGCATTGCTGCGTTACCACGGCCTCGATTTCATGACCGAGCCGCTGGCATTCGGCATGGGTTCTGGCTTATTTTATATACAAATACCCTTTCTGACGGTCAATAACGGTCCGGCAATTTCCTTCCGCACAATGCCCGGCGCGATCTTCAAACGCACGTGCAAATCGCTCGGCGTGGAGGTAACCCGCAAGAAATTCTCTAACCCGGCTGCTGCGGAGGCCTTTCTGGATCAAAAGGTAAAGGAAGGTGTGCCGGTAGGCTGCCAGGTGGGGGTTTTTCACCTCACTTATTTTCCCAAAGAATACCGCTTCCATTTCAACGCGCATAATCTCATCGTATTCGGAGAGGAGAATGGCCGCTACCAGATCAGCGACCCGGTGATGGAAGACGTGACCTCGCTTTCCAAAGAAGAACTTTCCCGCGTGCGGTTCGCGCAAGGCCCGCTTGCGCCGAGAGGACATATTTATTTCCCCGAAAAAATAAAACCGATTACCCAGGACATGATCCGCAAGGGGATTGTATCGGGCATTCGCCGCAATGTGCGCGATATGCTCAGCATTCCCGGCAATTTTGCGGGAGTGAACGGCATCCGGCACACCTCCAACCACGTCCGCAAATGGCGCGACAAGCTGGGCTTGCGCAAGGCCAGCCTGTATCTGGGCCAGATCGTGCGGATGCAGGAAGAGATCGGCACGGGTGGAGGGGGCTTCCGCTTTTTATACGGTGCATTCCTGGAAGAAGCAGCGGCCTATTTGCAGGACGACCGCGTGTCGAACGTTTCGGAGGACTTCACCAAAGCCGGCGACATGTGGCGTGCGAGCGCCATTAAAATGGCCGGCGTGTACAAAGGCCGCCTTACCGAACAGAAAGATTTTGAAGAAATTGCCGATATGATGCTGGAAATCCGGCTCGTTGAAAAGGAGGCATTTCAGAAACTTTCCAGCCTGAAACTGGGTAAATAAGTGCGGATGGATATGGCGGGTCAGGTGTGCATTGAAATCAGGGACGTGTATAAGCGCTATCAGTCCGCGCAGGAGGACAGCCTTTCCGACGTGTCGCTGGACATTTTGCAGGGCGACGTGTTCGGGTTACTAGGCCCGAATGGCGCGGGTAAGACGACGTTAATCTCCATTCTCTGCGGCATTATCCCCGTTTCCTCGGGCGAGGTGCAGTTCTATCAAAACGGCACGCCTTATTCCAATGCAGAGCGCAAGAGCCGCATCGGTTTTGTACCCCAGGAATATGCATTTTACCAGGAACTGACGCCCCGGCAAAACCTCGATTACTTTGGGGCGATGTATAATCTTTCCAAAACGAAACTGCGCGAGCGCCGCGAGCATTTACTGGAAGTCCTTGGCCTCGAAAAAGCTGGCGACAAAAAGGTAGGCACATTTTCGGGCGGGATGAAGCGCCGCGTGAACCTGGCGATCGGCATTATCCATGAACCGGATATTCTTTTTCTGGATGAGCCAACGGTTGGCGTGGATGTCCAAAGCCGCAATGCGATCATCCGCTATTTACAGCAGATCAACCGCGCCGGGACCACCATAATTTACACTTCGCACCACATGTCGGAAGCCGAGGAGTTTTGCAGAAACATCGCGCTGATCGACCATGGAAAGGTTATTGCAGCAGGCGGTTTGGAGCATTTGAAAACCGTGCACGCGGTGCCCAATCTGCAAACATTGTTCATCAACCTGACCGGCGAAGAGTACCGCGATTAAGCTTATGTTTAAATTATTTTCATCATTACGCAAAGAGCTGCTGCTGCTTATCAATGATAAAGTGGGGCTTGCTTTGATGTTCGTAATGCCGCTGCTGCTGGTGTTCATCATTACCATTATCCAGGACAGCGCTTATAAAATGGTGAATGAGAACCAGATTCCGCTGCTCGTCGTGAACCAGGACAAGGGCCAGGAAGGCCGGAAGCTCGTGAATTTGCTCAAAAAATCGGGGCTTTTTAAAATCGATTCGCAGGATGCTATCAAGCAGGAAGCATTGAAAGCGGAGCTGTTGGCGAGAGGAAAAATGATTGCATTGTACATTCCAGCCACGTTTTCGGCAGGGCTTGAAAGCAATGCGGAAGATGTGAGCGGCATTCTGATGGACGACCTCGGTTTGGAGCACGATACTACCGCCCGCGAAAAGTTTTCCATGCCGCGGCTTGCCTTTTACAACGACCCTGTTTTACAGGAAAATTACAGCTATTCGATCATGAGCGTGATCCAGTCGTACATGAGCGTGATCGAAAATTCGCTGATGATCGACCGGATGTATGCCAATATGGACATTCCCGAACGGTCCGAAAAGCTCAAAGACAGGATGATTTCCAACCGCGTGGGGATCGACCAGATCGTGGCGAGCAACAACAATTCCACGGCCATTCCCAATTCCACGCAGCATAATGTGCCCGCCTGGACGATTTTCGCCATGTTTTTCATGGTCGTGTCGCTTGGGAGCAACATTGTCAAGGAGCGTATTAACGGAAGTTTTCTCCGGTTGAAAACCATGCCGACCACATTCATGGTCGTGATGTTTAGTAAAATGGCCATTTACGTGGTGGTAGCGGCCTTGCAGGTAGCAGCCACGTTCTCGATGGGCGTCTGGATTTTACCCAAACTGGGCCTGCCCAAACTCACCGTGCCCGACAACATCATCGCCACCATTGCCGTGATTTTCATCAGCAGTATGGCCGCCGTAAGTTATGCTTTAATGATCGGCGCATTTGCCAAAACCGAACAGCAGGCCAATGGTTTCGGGGCCATTTCGATCATCATATTCGGCGCGATAGGCGGCATTCTGGTGCCTACGTTCGTGATGCCGGGTTTTATGCAGTTTTTCAGCAACTTTTCGCCGCTTCATTGGTGCCTCGACGGTTTTTACGTGCTTTTCCTCAAAGGCGGCAGCTGGCAGGATTTGCGCATGGTGTTCGCTTTTCTGGGCATTTTCATCGTGTTTTGTCAATTGGCCACATATTTTAAGTTGCGGTTGGAAAGAATTATTTAAGTTTGATACGCTCGTCGTGCACCCTCGACCGGTCGGCCCCGTGTAACCGGTTATTACTAGAAGAGATTAACAAATCAATATGGACATAGAAAGCTTGAAGCCCATTCTGAAAGGGCAAATTGTACAATACCTGAACCTGCTCGACATTAACCCTGCCGACATCAAGGACGACGAACCACTTTTCGGAGGCGACCTCGGCCTCGATTCCATCGACTCGCTCGAACTCGTGGTACTGCTCGAAAGAGAATATGGTATTAAAATCAACAATCCGGCGGAAGGACGTAAAATCCTCGTCGATGTGAACCACATGGCCGAGTACATTCTCGCCAATACAAAAGCTGCATAAATTTCGATGGGACGGGTGTTGGTGACAGGTATGGGCATGATTTCGGCCATTGGCAACAATGTAGCGGAGAATCATGAGAGCTTGCGGAGCGGGCGTTCGGGCATTGGAAGTGTGTCATATTTTGAATCGTTGTATGCTTCTCAATTACCGTTCGGTGAAGTGAAGCTGAGCAACGAGGAGCTGAAAACGGCACAGAATCTCGAACAATCCAGCGGTTACACCCGTACCTGCCTGCTCGCCGATAAGGCATTCTGCGAAGCCATTGCCGACGCCGGACTGAGCAAGGGCCAGCTTTCGTCGCTCGATACCGCCCTCATTTCCGCCAGCACGGTGGGGGGCATGTGCCTC includes:
- a CDS encoding ABC transporter ATP-binding protein, coding for MDMAGQVCIEIRDVYKRYQSAQEDSLSDVSLDILQGDVFGLLGPNGAGKTTLISILCGIIPVSSGEVQFYQNGTPYSNAERKSRIGFVPQEYAFYQELTPRQNLDYFGAMYNLSKTKLRERREHLLEVLGLEKAGDKKVGTFSGGMKRRVNLAIGIIHEPDILFLDEPTVGVDVQSRNAIIRYLQQINRAGTTIIYTSHHMSEAEEFCRNIALIDHGKVIAAGGLEHLKTVHAVPNLQTLFINLTGEEYRD
- a CDS encoding beta-ketoacyl-ACP synthase III, with translation MSEAYITRIAKFLPNESVSNEEMEEYLGYINGKPSKSKAIVLRNNGIKNRYYALRKDGTPTHTNAEMAALAVRNLFRDNPAEIGEMDLLSCATSSPDQLMPSHGSMVHGHLPEAASIEVVSPSGVCCAGMHAFKYAYMSVKLGEKDKAVACASERLSTVLRSDQFEDEIQQLTRLEKNPYLAFEKDFLRWMLSDGAGAFLVESAPNTQGISLKIDWIEGCSYANEVEACMYMGADKLEDGTLKSYKDYTAEEIKERSVLSIKQDVKLLGEKIVKLGFAKLKDIMAKKGITMDDVSYFLPHLSSYFFESKIDEFFRENGMPVPKEKWYTNLVTKGNVGAASIYMMLEEVFNSGALKKGEKILLAVPESSRFSYMFCMLTVC
- a CDS encoding BtrH N-terminal domain-containing protein, which encodes MNIDSQTDEFHHVQTAHCENGVTTALLRYHGLDFMTEPLAFGMGSGLFYIQIPFLTVNNGPAISFRTMPGAIFKRTCKSLGVEVTRKKFSNPAAAEAFLDQKVKEGVPVGCQVGVFHLTYFPKEYRFHFNAHNLIVFGEENGRYQISDPVMEDVTSLSKEELSRVRFAQGPLAPRGHIYFPEKIKPITQDMIRKGIVSGIRRNVRDMLSIPGNFAGVNGIRHTSNHVRKWRDKLGLRKASLYLGQIVRMQEEIGTGGGGFRFLYGAFLEEAAAYLQDDRVSNVSEDFTKAGDMWRASAIKMAGVYKGRLTEQKDFEEIADMMLEIRLVEKEAFQKLSSLKLGK
- a CDS encoding ABC transporter permease codes for the protein MFKLFSSLRKELLLLINDKVGLALMFVMPLLLVFIITIIQDSAYKMVNENQIPLLVVNQDKGQEGRKLVNLLKKSGLFKIDSQDAIKQEALKAELLARGKMIALYIPATFSAGLESNAEDVSGILMDDLGLEHDTTAREKFSMPRLAFYNDPVLQENYSYSIMSVIQSYMSVIENSLMIDRMYANMDIPERSEKLKDRMISNRVGIDQIVASNNNSTAIPNSTQHNVPAWTIFAMFFMVVSLGSNIVKERINGSFLRLKTMPTTFMVVMFSKMAIYVVVAALQVAATFSMGVWILPKLGLPKLTVPDNIIATIAVIFISSMAAVSYALMIGAFAKTEQQANGFGAISIIIFGAIGGILVPTFVMPGFMQFFSNFSPLHWCLDGFYVLFLKGGSWQDLRMVFAFLGIFIVFCQLATYFKLRLERII
- a CDS encoding phosphopantetheine-binding protein; this translates as MDIESLKPILKGQIVQYLNLLDINPADIKDDEPLFGGDLGLDSIDSLELVVLLEREYGIKINNPAEGRKILVDVNHMAEYILANTKAA